GGTCACGAAGCCCAGGCGCTGCTTTGCCAGCAGGGCAAGGGCTGCGCGCTCGTCATCGCTCAAGTTTTGCCAAGGGTCCGACTGCATGCTGTCATCAACGTTATTCATCCCAACCTCGCTACATAACGGGCATAGTCGCTGCCCTGAGTATCAACAAAAAGAATGGGGCGGCCTGTGGCCACCGCCATCACGCAAGCCCGAGCGTCTGCGATGGGGAGCGCGTGACATTGGCCCTTGAGCCATTCGGTATCGCGGCAAAGGTTTCGAGCGAAGTCATCGAAACCGAGCGGGTCCATCTCGATGCGCTTGAAGACATAGACCGTGGACAGTTCACCACCGGACATATCGCGCAAGTTAACGGCTTTGCGTGAAAACGGCAAAGGCGTTGGCAGCTTTTGCATCACCACGTCCTGACCGTTAATCTTAAACGTGACTTGTTCAAATGCCAGGCGCAGCGTGATTGCCTCATTCGTTGCTTGAGCAAAGTAGGTCATGCCTTGCCCCCTTCGATTTCTTTTAGGACCTCGCGGCCCACTTCGGACAGGCTCACATCTCCCCGCGCAATGGCCTCTAGTTCATCGTTGCTGAACACTGAGACAATGCGCGCAGCGCGAGCGTCAAGCGCTCGCTGTGCCATAACTGCCCACTGACGGTATGCAATGAGCGAGGCAAAGGCCTCCGTGTTGTTGCGCCCGTAGCCGCGGACGTAGTCGCCCACCTGGACGGCAAGTGTCTTCGGGTCAATGGCCCGACCTGGTGTTTTGTTAGTCATGGTCTGTGTCGCTTTCGTCTGTATCAATGGCGTATTTGCCGAAGGTCAAAACGCCGGCCTCTTTGGTGCAGGTCGTAGGACGCTCAAAGTCCACGATGCGCCCCAAGCGTTCGAGCGTTGAAAAGTCTGGGTGTTGTTGCGCTAGGGCTATCGGCGTCAAGCCGATAAGGCCAGCGTCTACGGGGTAGCTGTTGCCGTGCTGGTCGTTGTAAGTTCCATCGCCCCAGGCGGTGCCAAAGGCGAGCACTTGCGTTCCGTTGGCTTGGCCCACGGGTGAACCATCAAAGAAGTCACACGATTCAAGCAAGGGCATCCAGTACTCGTTAGGCACTGCATAGCAAGGGTCGCCCAAGAAATAGGGGCCAGCGGGCACCGTGACGGTCCACGCTTTAGCGGTGACGGTCATGGTGTTCATGCTGCGGCCTCCATGCTTGAGGCGTTCGCGGCTTCGCGTTCAAAGTCCACGTATTCGCCTAAGCGTTTGGTGTAGCCCTGCATACGCTTGGTGGCCACTTCGTGAAACTGCGGGTCGAGTTCAATACCGAGATAGCGGCGTCCGATTGAGCGAGCAGCAATAAGCGTAGAGCCCGAGCCTGCGAAGGGGTCAAGCACCAAACCGCCACGGGGGCAAAACGATTCAATCAACGGAGTAAGTGAGGCCGTTCCCTTTTGGGTAGGGTGCAAGCGATTACCCGAGTAAGACCACTCAATAACATCGGCGATAGGGTGAACCGGGGGCTTTGGATTTCCCTTGGCCAACAGGTAAGCGCCCTCGTGCGAGTAGCGCATGAGGCGTGTGGTTGAGCTGTAACGTTTGGGGAAAGTGATGTGACCCACGATGCGAAAACCTGCGGATTTCCAAGCATCAAAAAAGAGGTCGGTTTTGTTCCAACCGTAGAAGCTGACGCAAAGGCTGTCGGCTTTGAGCACTCGGAAAACCTGACGGAAGGCGGGTTTTAGCCAGTCGCTTTCAATGTCGTTTTTGATTGAGCGGCCTTCGCGGTCTTTGTAGCCGACAAGGTAAGGCGGGTCGGTCAACACAAAGTCAACGTGATTGGCGGGGACGGTTTTGAGGACTTCGATACAGTCGCCCAACAGGATGCTGTTAGCAGTCATGGATTTTTCTCCTAGAGGTGTCGGCGGCGATGCCTTGCGGCTGTATCACCATGCGCCCCTGCCAACATCAACAAGTGAGCGCACGACCGAAGCAGCCCCCCAGAGGGCGAAGGGGCACAAATTCAATGCGTATAAATAGCAAGTGGGTCCCAACGGGACGACACGCGCGGCTTTATGCCGCATTGGGTTTGTGAGGCGCTGGGGACATGGCAAGGGGGAGGGCAGGCGTTTGGAAAAAATGGCTTGCCATTCAAACGAATGAACTTCACCGCAGTCATGACGCGACTTGTCGCCCCAGACGGACCCAACGGGGCCGACGCGCCGACCCTCGACAAATGGGGGGAAGATTCGGGCGTGCGCTCACTCCCCGCACGCCACAGACTTAAATGTTTCAAGCGCGAATGAAGCGCGTCAACATTCCCGCACCAGGTGAAGCAAGGCGCAACACTGGTGCCACGATTCCGAACCAGCTGCGCGACAGCGCAAAGACGATGACAGCGAAGCCACTCAACACCCGCTGAATGTCTTATCGCTCTGCGTGAGAAATTACCGAAGACGCCGAGAAAATATCGCAATGAACGAGAAACGACAAAGCCTCATCACCGAACGCGATAATTTTTATCACCGTGTGCGATAACGAAAAAGGCCCCGAGGGGAGGGCAAGACGGAGATAACGACAGGCGACAGCACAGCGAATCACAAAGCCTGCGCGGCAAGCGCCCCTAGCGGCCTTGGCCGCTCTGATCGTCACTCTTGACCCGCCTTCGCGGGCACTGACATTGCCCATGAAGTTATCAAACAAACCTCTGGGCAAAAATGTGGATAAGTCGTCAATAAAAGCGAAAACCCCTTGCTTCCAAGGGGTTCGCGCTAGATTGCCTATTAATTAGGCGGCCACTTTGTGCCGCGTTGGTAAGGCACAAGGTTGCCCGGAAGGGGCTCCACGCCCAGCTCTATGGCAGCACAGGCAAGCGCAGTGCGAAGATCAATAAAAACAGGGTTTGATTTAGCAATCAACGAGCTGTATCCAGATCTGGACATGCCCAGGGCAGCGGCTGCATCGTCATAGGTGTACTCCATCCTTTTTTGCCACGCCCTCAATGCCTGAGGATCACCCTCGTAGCGGAAATTGTTGTTAGCCTTAGACACTGCCGTCTTTCAGTTCATTTTCGACAAGGCGCACGGCCTCCGCAAACAAGTCCTCTGCATCAATCTCGCCAGGCAAATGATCAATCATCGTGAAGATGATTTGATTCAAGCCACCCGCACCATTAAGCAAGAAGGCGGGCATGCCTGCCATCTTGAATTGCCACTGTTGCGCATGCTCGCTTTCTGGAATTGCCACACCAACAAAGCGCGGCCAGTCGTTGTGATGAACCACGCGACCACCATCAGAAAGCGACCAAGTCGGTAGATCCAGCAGCTTCGAAGCTCCCCACCGCTGACGATTGAGCGATTCATAGATGCGGAGCACAGCGGCCTTTGGCTCACGAAACCCAGCCTCAAAGTCTGTCAGTATTTGCTCTGCATGAATACCATCAAGGCCCAGAATGTCGACCATTTGGGGCTTGGTTAGGCCACGAGCCTCACGCTCATCGCGCAGGACTGCTTGATTCATTTTTGTTTTCGACATGATTCGACGGGAGGAACCCGCTCCGAGCGATGCCCAACAAGCTAGTCAAAGTAAAACAGACTTGTTGGACGAGAAGACCTGTCGCGCCAATGCGGAGCGCCCAGGCAATAAAAAGTAGATTGGCAAAAAGGAAACAAAGCCAACCGTATTTGGCAACGCGACTATGAGTGGCCAGCAAACCAGCGCCCATGATGCCAATCAAGGCACCCGACCACCCCAACCAAACATTGAGGTTCATCGTATTTTCAAACATAGCTCACCCCTTCACCATCAATGCGCCGAGTGCGAGGTCTTGGTAGAAGCAAGCCATGATTTTTCGCCACAGCTCCACCGTCACAACCCGCTTTCCTTCAACCGACAAACCCTTAGCCACCAAATAAAGGGACTCTGCGTACTCGCGTGATTCGCGAGCAGCCTCTTCGGCTTCGGCGTAAGCGCGGCAAAAGGAGGCACGAGTCGCTCGCGACTCAGCCATTCTTTGAGCAACCGGAAGAAGACGAGCAGCCTTGGTTCTCATTTCTTCATTAACGACAAGCGCATGAGTCATCACACTGTTTGGAATGTGAACCGCCTCTACTTCGTAGACGCTGCCGTCCTCTGCGATTATTTGTTTTCGATCTCCGTGGCCCATGATTTCTCTAGGTAAGCGGCCAACATTTGGGCCATCCAGTAACCGACTGGCTCGGGCAGCACTAATTTCATGATACTGATGCCATTTTAGTCCATTTATCGGACCAATCTACGAGGTGCCCTCACTCTTTTAATGTCGCACGTAAGAACTAATCGGCACAAAGTAAATAATTATATTTACTTTCTGGCCAAATAATCCAGCCTTATCGTATATTTAATACTACTTCAGTACGACTCCAGAGGAAGCCTATGAAAGTCCGTCCCGCGTTAGCCATGAGTATGTTCGCATGCTGTTTGATAAGCGCACGCGGAAGAGGCGGAGTCTCCGAAAACGGCTGAGAAGTTGCGCCGGGCAAGTCCCCACTGGATGAGGCACACCCACGCCACGCACGGGTTGGCGCGGGGAGCTGAATTAAACACGGTCAGAGACAACCTCCGCCATGCATCGGTGTCCACTACCTCGGTGTACCTGCACACCGATCAGGCCAAGCGGGCACGGCAAATGAGAGAGGCCTTCGGAACGCTAAACGGTTGATGTTCAGAACGAATTCGCCGTTCGTCACACGCCGCTCTACAGAGGCTTTACAAAGTGTCCGATTTTCGGGGCTTGGGCACATTTAGCCCATAAGGTGTTGTTGTCGGTCGAAACCTGGATGCAATGCTTCGAATGACCGAATGGTTTAGAAGCCATAGCTTGCTTCTGTAGATTTAGCCAAACTTTCAGCTATGTCACCACTAATACGGCATTGAGTGATGTTGATACATTTCGCATTGATCATTTCAAGCACTGCACTCTCGGGAGCGTTTTTGTAATTGATGCTCGCAACAAGTCTGCTGTCTTCTAGTAGATGAATTGAGCCCCTCAACTTGGAAGAGATTTCGTTATCAAAGTCGAGAAACGTCTCCAGCAATGCCAAACAGCAATCTTGATGCATGCTTGTGAGTTCTTGCATGAACTCAGAAAACGCCGAGCCAATCTTTGTTTCGACGTTTGGAACAAGTGCGTAAGGAGGAAGCAACCCCTGATATAAATTTTGATTCAAGGCCGAAGATGGCACTACGATAAATCCATCGACCGGATCATCTGACTCAGATGCAAAAGCGAAATAGGACTCATCTGGGTTAATGACAACGCCAATGTGATCGACAAAGAATTTAATTGATTCAAGAAAATGTTGAAGTCGAGTTTCAATCAATCGGTATTCAACAAGGGATTTGGAAATCACTTCCGAGGGCAACAGAAGATGAATCGTGTTTTGTGCGGGAGTGGTCATTATTGCGCGCTGTTTGTCTAAGGTGAATTGTTTGCAAGCCAGACGATGCTACGGAAGCCTGAAAATTCAAGGTTTTCAATTTCTAAGAGTATGCGCATAAATGGTCACCTACACTTAAACGTACTAATTATCTTTATGCCACGCTTAACATTACCTTTTCCAAGCTTCAAAATCAGCGAGTGCAGTTCTGCAAATTCGTTGGGTGCTGTGTTTCCAAGTGAGTCTGATGGGAAGCCTGCACTTGCAGCGGCCTTAACATTTTCGCGGTCAAAATTCACCTGTGCTGAGTTTGATAGTGCCGCGACCAAAGCGGCTGTTTAGTCCGTCAATGGCACGCATCAGCTTTGTGTCACTGGTCGTCACAGGCTCAAGTAAATCAGCTTGCACAACACCAACGGGTGAAATGTCGCCCAGCTTGATGCCACCATGCAGGGTCTGTTTTGCAGCGCTTGCGGTCCATCGACTCGACCAACTCAGAGACCAGAAGCCGACGCTCAGCGTTGAAGGTGATCTGCGAGCGGCGACATTGCGCGAGGACTTGGCGATCCAGCGCCAGTTGTCCAGAGGCTTTTCGCCGGAAGCGGCTTCCAGACGCTCAGGCGTAATCTGTTGTTAGCAACAATTTGCTACTATCTTCCCAAAAAGGGCGGACACCGCCATACGGAGGTATATGGCTGTGCCTGTATTCATCAGTGACGTCGAGCATGTTCTTGCTTTGCGGGGTCTGGAGACTCCCGATTTGGCGATGCTCCAGGCAACGCATCAGAGCTACCGTGCGCTGCTTCTTCAGCCGTCGGGGCCCATCTTCGCAGACACCAAGCGGATTGGCCACCTAGACCTGGCTGCCGCCGCCATCCGGGCGGACAGCTTCCTTGCAATGGCTGCGGAGCGCGGCGACCAGCTTGTGGTCACACCTGAGTACTTCCTTCCGGTTAGTTCGCTGGCGAAGGCGGCGCAGGGTGGGCCCTTCCCCGCTGAGGGCGCTATCTGGGTGCTTGGGTGCGAAAGCATGACGCCCGTTCAGCTCGCCAGCTTCAAGGAGGAGTGCGCCGGGCATTGCGTCGTCATCTACGAAGAGGACCCGACTCCGGCAGTTCAGGGCAACTACTTCGACCCTGTCGCCTACTGCTTCGTAACCCGGGCCGCCGACAAGAACTTCAAGCGGGTCGTCTTGTTCCAGTTCAAGACCGCGCCGTCACGCGACGATCATGGCTTTGAGAACAAGCAATTGCGCTGCGGCCGCGCCATTTACCGGTTCCAGGGCAAAGACGGCTACATCAAGCTTTCGACAATCATCTGCTCGGACGCGCTGGACCTTGGTGAGGACGCTGATGCGAACAAGAAGTTATCGGACAGAACCGTTCTCATCCATATCCAGCTGAACCCGAAGCCCAAGCACACAGACTACCGGCGGTACCGCAATGAGGTTTTCCGGCGCACTCCGGGCGCGACCGACTGCGACATCATCTGCTTAAACTGGGCTCACAACGTCGTCCAACACGACTCGCCTGCCCTCGCAAACGCCTGGAAAAACGAGAGCGGTTCTGCGTGGTATGTGCCCGAGCGTCGCTGCTCAGTGAAGGATGACGAGGTTGCCAACAATGAGGCCAAGGGCCTGTACTACACCTGGCATGAGAAGCGGCGCCACGTCTTGCACTTCCACTACGATGAGGCCGTTTTCGCGCTGATTGTTCCCAAAGTCATGCAGGATGGCCCGGCGGTCCATGACGTGCTCATCGGGCCACAGCTAGATGCGCGCTTCGCCTGGGACGTCGACGCTGATGCATGGTTGGCAAGCACGAGCTGTCCGGAAACCGGGTGGAGCGACGTCATCAACGCCAACCCTGAAGTCACCGCAGCGTTCCAAAACCTGCAGAACATCGCGAAGCGGCTGCACATCGAGCGGGCCATCTCGCTTTCATGTGGTCCTCACAGCATGAAGGACCAATGGCACCGCGTGGACAACCTAGACGTGTGCCGAATCCCAGAGTCTGAAGTCGTAGCCCGTGCCACCCTTCATCTTGACCGCGACGTCGCAGCCTCCGAGGAACGTCATAAACGCATAACCCGCGTTGCGATCTTGGGACACATCCTTCAGACGGAGACATTGCCCCCGCAAATCAAGGACCTTGCCGGTGGCGATGCCTCGATAACGTGGTCTCCCGACTCTCCCAACACCAATGTCATCAAGTTTGGTGCGCGTCCCGCACTGGTAGCCTACCTCGGCGATAACCCGCCGATGGATTTAGTCAAGCGTATTGGCGAGAACGCGTTCGAGCTCCTGCGAAAAGAAAACAAGGGCCACAAAGACCGCGTGGCCATCTGCTATCGCACGGTCGCTGGCGTCACGAAGTTCGCCGACATCAAGCAGCAGACTGACATTACATACGATGGAAGCAGCATGGCGTCCATCACAGGGGGCCAGTGACATGCCTGAAATGCAAGCTTCGCGTAAAGCGCTGTCTCACCTTCTGGTTGGGCTTCATGACGTCGACGATTCGGTCGTGCGTGGTGAGAAGAAGCTGGGTGAGCAGACCTACGCTGTTGCCTACGTGGACTTCGCTGATGAAGTGGTGGAGCGCTCACTCCACCTGCGCGACTTCCAGGAACGCATCCTCGCTGACGACTTCTTTGACGCACCAGGCGACTTGCGCTGGAACAAGTACCTCTACATCGTCGCTGGCCCCAACTCAAAGTCGAACCCTCAATTTGCTGCTGCAAAGGCTGCAATCGAGGCTGACAAGGACTACGCGCGTAAGCGTGTCATCTCGCAGGACGACCTCGAATCCCTGCTGGGAGGGCCAAAGCTATTCGAGGCAGCGGAGCACGGCAGCACATATGACGTGCTAACGGACTGGCGGCAACGACTGTCAGCGGCTGGGCTCGAGCTATTGCTCGACGCACCTACCCCTCGCACTACCGTGGTGGAGAAGATTTCCCAGCGTGCAGCAGGCGCGGCTTCTAACGGGAAGCAGCAGGTGAAGGAGCTGAACGCCTCCGACATGCCGCTGGCAATGGCAAAGCTGCGCAGCCTGAACATTGCTGCGTTCCGGCCGATACACAACGGAAAGAGCTATGACTTCGGTGACGTCACGCTGCTCATAGGCGCGAACGGAAGCGGGAAAACATCTCTGCTCGAGGCTGTCGAGTATTTCTACTGCGGAAACAACCGCAGAAGCACTGCTGTTGGGCCAGTTCGTCTCAAAGGAAAGCTGCAGCCAAGCGCGGGCGGAAGCCTCGTCGAACTCTCATCCACAGCAGATGGTCCTCGCATCAAGGCTCGAAATCTTGCTTGGTACAACCGCAAGGAGTACAACGTTGCTGACATCGTTGACAGCTTCTCGCTCTACAACTTCCTCGACACCGATGCCGCATATCGCCTGTCCGGCAACCTGAAGCCGGATGACATCACGAATGAGTTGAGCCGCTTGTTGGTGGGCTCGTCAGTTGCTACGACGTTCGACTACTTGCAAAAGATTCGCGCCGACATCGACAAGGCCTGGGACAAGGCTCAGCGCCGCGCCGATGGGCTGCAGGCGGAGCTGACCGTTTTCGAGCGGCGGCTGAAGGAGCTTCAAGCCAAGCCCTCCACGGCGAAAACACTGACGGACGCGTATCGCGCCGCGCTTGCAGGCCTCGGTTGGCAGAGGCTAGTTGAGGCTGGCGTGCCCACGCCGAAGGAAGGTCGGGGGCTTCTCGCCGCGCTGGCACACGTGCAAGCGTTGATCTCCCTTGGGGGCGCAGCGCGAACCATCAAGGATGTCGAGCATCGCTCGGCGCAACTGGAAGCTGCAGTCAGCAATGCAAAGCCAGTAAACAGGCAGCTCGTTGAGACCATCGAGCATGAGAAGCGACTCGTCTCGAAGATGGAGGCCCTTGAATCCAACGTCAAAAACTTGGACCGGTGGATTGCGTATGAGTCCGCGGGTTTTCATGACGTGCGCCGGCGATACAAGTCGGCCCGCGAAGTCTCGGAACAGCTGGCCACACGCCTTGGAGGTCTGGTCGCCGGCGATCTGCCCGAGGTGCCGCCGCAGTACGCCACTCTTCAACTGCAAGCCGCCGAGCAGGCTGCTTGCGAAGCAGCCACTGCTGCCCACGCGAGGTTCACCCGCGCTCAGCAAGCCCTAGACCTTCACGGCAAGGTCGCGTCGGCCCGCGCTGCTGCGGCCGCGAAGCTGAAAGACGCGGCGAAGGAAGCGCTCAAGTCGTCGGAGAGCGCGGACGTGTGCCCGGTCTGCCGCACGGTGCATGCCAGCGGCGCGTTGATGCACCTCATCGAGGAGCTCACCTCAGGGCCGCAGACCACCGAGGAGGTCAAGGGACTTGCGGAGTCTCTACGCCTGGCGGGGGATGAGGCGAGCGAGGCACGGCGATGGGCCGATGCTGTTGAACTCAGTCAGAAGTTTGCAGCGCAGTTGCAGCTGAAGGGGACCACGGCCCAGGAGATCCTTGAAGAACTGGTTGGACTGCGCGAGCGGGCCAATCAAGCGCAGCTGGAGCTGCAGCGCGTCAAAAGGGAAGGGCAGGACCTTGGCAACGCGGGCTTCTCCAGCAACGAAGCCGATTTGGTGTGGGACCGAATCGCTGGGCTATTCGAGCTCGAATCACGCAATCTCACCGCCGACATTGCGTCGGGCGAGCGGCGGTGTCAGTCGGACGCAGTGGAAGAGACGCGAAAGGCTTTGGGTGAGTGCCGCAGCAACATGGGAGGTTTTGTTGAATCCATCCGGGGCTTCGCGCGGTCTGTCGTCGTTGACGGCTGGGTGACGCGCGTCGAGCCAAGCGGCACCTTCGCGTCGCTTGTTGCGCTGCAAGACGAGTTCCTTGCTGCTACAACCAATGCTGCTGGGCTTCGTTCCTACCTTGCTGTCGACGACGATAATCCGCTCGTCGAGGTTCAGGCACGCATCGCAGCCGTGGCCTCCGCGTTCAAGCACGCTGACGAAGCGTCGCGTAGCGATTCGGAGAGATCGGCAGAGCAGCGGGACCTGCCGAAGAAGATTCAGGACTGGAATCTCAGCCTAGGGAAGCATCGCAGCGAGGAGAGGGCGCTCCTAGAAGCCGGCAAGGTATTGGATGACCTCATTGAAAACGCTTCTCTGGAGAACGCAACGAGGGAGGCGCTTGATGCCATCGGTGACCAAATCAATGAAGTGTTCTCGCGCATCCACTCGCCGCGAGAGTACGAGTACGTCGGTAACCCGAGTGTTCTTCTTCGGACCGCGGATGGTCATGACCCCCGCACGCTGGACCAGGTCAGCACCGGGCAGCGCGCAGCATTTGCTTTGTCCATTTTCCTTGCCAGGAATCGAACGGCCGAGTCGGCGCCTCCGGTCCTGCTCATCGACGACCCTATCGCGCACATCGACGACCTCAACGCGCTGTCTTTCCTTGACTACCTGCGCGACTTGGCTGTGAACTCGGGTCGGCAAATCTTCTTTGCCACCGCAGACACACGAGTGGCATCTCTGTTTTCAAAGAAGTTCAGCTTCCTGGGAGAGTCCTTTAAGACCATCAGTCTGGTGCGCAGCCCGCAGGTTGAGCAAGCCGCTGCGGCAGGCTGACGCCCTTTGCGGGGCGCGTTGCTAGACGCAGCGCAGTGCAAGGCCGCGGCTGGGCGTCAAGATAGTTCGGCGGTGCTATCGGAGGTGCCGGGTCCGCGCGTGAAGGTTGTTGATTTCTTTCACCGTCCAGCTGTGTGCGCAAGGGCAAAGGCGTCAATAAGCCGGAGTCCTCGCTCGCGTTCGTCAGGGCTCAGTTGTCGAGCAATGAGGTGCCAGCAAGCAGTCTCTGGTGAACTTCCGCTACCAGCCTGTAAGTCAGTCGTGATTATTGAAATGTGTATGCAGAACTCAGACCCATTGCTACCTTAAGTCTTGCTGCATGCGTTAGGACTCATGGGCGGCACCTAACGGGGTGCAAAAGCACCCCTTAAACGTTCCTTTGTTTTGACCTTTCAACCATTAGTGGTTTCAACAAACGGTTGAAAAACTTCACGTATGTGATATTATTCGGCTGTTGCCCTTAGAGGCCATTGTGTATTTTCCCCTTGAGGGACCCGCGAAGCCCAGCTATGCTGGGCTTTCGCCTTTCTAGCTTAGGTGTTTATAGCAGGCAGCAAACTAGCTGCGCTGATGGCCTTGATAACGGCCCGCTGAATCTTGTCAACACTCTCAAACGGAATTTTTGTCTCGTCGCGACCGTGGTTCGTTCTAGGACGGTTAAGTCGCAGCCTGCTGACTTGTTGCACCATGTCGGCTTTCGCCCATCGGACGCTTTGCACAAAGTATTTCAACTCTGGTATTTCGCCCTCCGGTATTTCGACGTGCCAGCCTTTGTGTGTCTTTTGTAGATCGTGTGTTGTTGATAACGGAACCACCAAGCACGAAGTACCAGACACTTTTCCATTCAGCACGACCACCAGGCGGTTTTTAATCATTTCTGGCGGTATGTGGTGATCGGGCGCATTGGTCGGCTGGCCATTGGCGTCGAGTGTGTATTCACCGAAATTGCACTCAAGGACTTGCCCGACTTTAGGGCTGAAATTAATTGGCATGTGTCACTTTAGAGTGTTGAGTTTTTTTCGAGCCAGGCTACGACAGTTTCAAATGTCCAGCGAGGACTTCGACCAATACGAACATCCGGCAGAGGAAATTCAATTTTCCCCTCTGCCATGTTCAACGCCCCATCACTTAGTGCAGCACCCAAAGCGCCAATGCCCCCTGACGCGTCAGATAGGCCTATTCCAACTGTGCGCTGAAATCCTGTAGTTGTTGGTAATGGAAGACCTTGACGAGCTATAGCGCCTAGACCCCCCTCTGTCCGTGTTGAGGAATTTCTCACCCAGCGGTCAAATGTTGTGCGCGAAACACCCAGACGGCCACAGATATCCTCGGCTGTGAGTAGTTGAATCTCGCCAGCCACTATTTTTGAGTAAAGTTCATTAGCCACCATTAGCCTCCAAAATGACCACTTTAATGTGGTTTAAATGAGTATAAATGGAGTTTAATGGTTTTTTTGGTGAAATTCAACTAGATCAAGAATTTTTATTTCAGCTTCGCCTCGATCTGTTTGAAAACGTCACGCCCTTCATCGTCTTTCGCGACGGCCATCAAGAATAGGCAGCGACCCCGGCTGGCTTTCTCCCATTGGTGGCCGATTTGATCTTTCTCGCGTGAATCGTCGTTGGTCTTGAGGTTTGCGCCTTTGTATTCAACGACAAGAAAGCGACCATCGTTCAGCTCGGCAACGAAGTCGGAATAAAAGTAGTCCGTCGAAGTTGGCAACCAGAACGAGAACTTCGGCTGACGTTCAATGTTGCGAACCCAATGCTTGACGGCTGTATGTGCGTCAATCGCTTGGGCGCATAGAAACTCTTCTGCGGGGCGTCCATCTTTCGTCTTCTCATTCAACTCATGGATGACCGGGCACCCGTGTAACTGGCTACACATTCGCCACCCCAACTTTCGTCGGCGGACTGACAAGCGCCGCGAATGGTGACATTTACTTCACTGACTCTCTGCGCGCCAAAACATATAAGTTCTTGGAAAACTCTATCCAGATGAGCACCGCATCACCCTTCATCACAGCGCAAATTGCAGGAACGTCTTCGTCCGGCTCATCAGATGGCCCCGCAAGCACCGCCAAGTTTGCATTCCCACTCACTGGTATCGCCATAGGAACAAACGGAACCGTTTTTACTTCTGACAGCAGCAACCGAAAGATCCGAACCATTCGCTAATCAAACAAGAGGCGTCAAATGAAAAATCGAATCATGAACTTCCTAGGCAATCTCCACGGCGTCGAACACATCCCACAACAAATGGTTTCCGGTCACCCCTCCTGCATGCTGATTTCATCAGGGCAAATTTTCTCCCTACCTCCGGGTCATGAATCTTGGGGGGCAGAAGATTTTGATTCGTTTGCAGTCGGATTGGGAACGCCCAACGCATTTACTTTGCGAGCAAGCAAGGTCATACGGTTACTGCTTACAGAACATGCCCGCCTAGTTTCAGCAGACTTAGGGACCAGCATCGCCCAAGAATTTAAAGATATAAAAAAACATCTAGAAGTTAA
This region of Limnohabitans curvus genomic DNA includes:
- a CDS encoding DNA methyltransferase, with the translated sequence MTANSILLGDCIEVLKTVPANHVDFVLTDPPYLVGYKDREGRSIKNDIESDWLKPAFRQVFRVLKADSLCVSFYGWNKTDLFFDAWKSAGFRIVGHITFPKRYSSTTRLMRYSHEGAYLLAKGNPKPPVHPIADVIEWSYSGNRLHPTQKGTASLTPLIESFCPRGGLVLDPFAGSGSTLIAARSIGRRYLGIELDPQFHEVATKRMQGYTKRLGEYVDFEREAANASSMEAAA
- a CDS encoding DUF4113 domain-containing protein, which encodes MRAIDGLNSRFGRGTIKLSTGEF
- a CDS encoding AAA family ATPase; translation: MPEMQASRKALSHLLVGLHDVDDSVVRGEKKLGEQTYAVAYVDFADEVVERSLHLRDFQERILADDFFDAPGDLRWNKYLYIVAGPNSKSNPQFAAAKAAIEADKDYARKRVISQDDLESLLGGPKLFEAAEHGSTYDVLTDWRQRLSAAGLELLLDAPTPRTTVVEKISQRAAGAASNGKQQVKELNASDMPLAMAKLRSLNIAAFRPIHNGKSYDFGDVTLLIGANGSGKTSLLEAVEYFYCGNNRRSTAVGPVRLKGKLQPSAGGSLVELSSTADGPRIKARNLAWYNRKEYNVADIVDSFSLYNFLDTDAAYRLSGNLKPDDITNELSRLLVGSSVATTFDYLQKIRADIDKAWDKAQRRADGLQAELTVFERRLKELQAKPSTAKTLTDAYRAALAGLGWQRLVEAGVPTPKEGRGLLAALAHVQALISLGGAARTIKDVEHRSAQLEAAVSNAKPVNRQLVETIEHEKRLVSKMEALESNVKNLDRWIAYESAGFHDVRRRYKSAREVSEQLATRLGGLVAGDLPEVPPQYATLQLQAAEQAACEAATAAHARFTRAQQALDLHGKVASARAAAAAKLKDAAKEALKSSESADVCPVCRTVHASGALMHLIEELTSGPQTTEEVKGLAESLRLAGDEASEARRWADAVELSQKFAAQLQLKGTTAQEILEELVGLRERANQAQLELQRVKREGQDLGNAGFSSNEADLVWDRIAGLFELESRNLTADIASGERRCQSDAVEETRKALGECRSNMGGFVESIRGFARSVVVDGWVTRVEPSGTFASLVALQDEFLAATTNAAGLRSYLAVDDDNPLVEVQARIAAVASAFKHADEASRSDSERSAEQRDLPKKIQDWNLSLGKHRSEERALLEAGKVLDDLIENASLENATREALDAIGDQINEVFSRIHSPREYEYVGNPSVLLRTADGHDPRTLDQVSTGQRAAFALSIFLARNRTAESAPPVLLIDDPIAHIDDLNALSFLDYLRDLAVNSGRQIFFATADTRVASLFSKKFSFLGESFKTISLVRSPQVEQAAAAG
- a CDS encoding type II toxin-antitoxin system PemK/MazF family toxin — translated: MPINFSPKVGQVLECNFGEYTLDANGQPTNAPDHHIPPEMIKNRLVVVLNGKVSGTSCLVVPLSTTHDLQKTHKGWHVEIPEGEIPELKYFVQSVRWAKADMVQQVSRLRLNRPRTNHGRDETKIPFESVDKIQRAVIKAISAASLLPAINT